In Elephas maximus indicus isolate mEleMax1 chromosome 15, mEleMax1 primary haplotype, whole genome shotgun sequence, the following are encoded in one genomic region:
- the GPR20 gene encoding G-protein coupled receptor 20, which translates to MPSASLAGPSATVAPNATARPTPRTNSSVPDMPLFHLFARLDEELHVGFPGLWLALMAVHGAIFLVGLVLNGLALYVFCCRTQAKTPSVMYTINLVVTDLLVGLSLPTRFAVFYGTRGCLRCAFPHVFGYFLNMHCSILFLTCICVDRYLAIVRPDGSRRWRQPACARVVCALVWLAAGAVTLSVLSVEAGGAPCCRVLALTVLEFLLPLLVISVFTGRMVCALSRPGLLRQGRQRRVRAVQLLLTVLAIFLVCFTPFHARQVVVALWPDLPHHTSLVAYHVAVTLSSLNSCMDPIVYCFVTSGFQATVRSLFHRRGVEYEPGISDTVIMHKSAKGLPTLTQALANGPEA; encoded by the coding sequence ATGCCGTCCGCGTCTCTGGCAGGGCCCTCGGCCACGGTGGCCCCCAATGCCACAGCCCGCCCCACACCAAGGACCAACAGCAGTGTGCCAGATATGCCCCTGTTCCACCTGTTTGCCCGGCTGGACGAGGAGCTGCACGTGGGCTTCCCAGGCCTGTGGCTGGCGCTGATGGCGGTGCACGGTGCCATCTTCCTGGTGGGGCTGGTGCTCAACGGGCTAGCACTGTATGTTTTCTGCTGCCGCACCCAGGCCAAGACGCCGTCAGTCATGTACACCATCAACCTGGTGGTGACCGACCTGCTGGTGGGCCTGTCACTGCCCACACGCTTTGCCGTCTTCTACGGCACCCGCGGCTGCCTGCGCTGCGCCTTCCCGCACGTCTTCGGCTACTTCCTCAACATGCACTGTTCCATCCTCTTCCTCACCTGCATCTGCGTGGACCGCTACCTGGCCATCGTGCGGCCTGATGGCTCCCGCCGCTGGCGCCAGCCCGCCTGTGCCAGGGTCGTGTGCGCCTTGGTGTGGCTGGCGGCTGGCGCTGTGACGCTGTCGGTGCTCAGCGTAGAGGCTGGAGGGGCACCCTGCTGCCGTGTCTTAGCGCTGACCGTGCTGGAGTTCCTCCTGCCGCTGCTGGTCATCAGCGTGTTCACAGGCCGCATGGTGTGCGCGCTGTCGAGACCAGGCCTGCTGCGCCAGGGACGTCAGCGCCGGGTGCGCGCCGTACAGCTCCTGCTCACCGTGCTAGCCATCTTCCTCGTCTGCTTCACACCCTTCCACGCCCGCCAGGTGGTCGTGGCGCTGTGGCCCGACCTGCCGCACCACACCAGCCTGGTGGCCTACCATGTGGCCGTGACCCTCAGTAGCCTTAACAGCTGCATGGACCCTATTGTCTACTGCTTCGTCACCAGTGGCTTCCAGGCCACCGTCCGCAGCCTCTTCCACCGGCGTGGAGTGGAGTACGAGCCCGGCATCAGCGACACAGTCATCATGCACAAAAGCGCCAAGGGCCTGCCCACCCTCACACAAGCCCTGGCTAACGGGCCTGAGGCTTAG